CAACAACTTAGATAGAAGATAGGGTCCTAATGTATAAGACCCTTTAGCGTGTTCTCTATTTACTATTGCACGCTCCTTCGGGAACACACCCACAGTCTTTGTGAGAGCAGCCATTGCTGTGTTTATTACAGCAACCTGAGAGAAAATATCCATAAGTAGGACCGAAGGAAGTTAAAAACTTATATACAGACACTGGTCTTCAATAAACTTTTTGAATATTCACCTTATAAAAAAACTTTCATTCTTTTACATCTAAAGCTCATAATCATATAATCAAATTTTGGGATTGCCAATGCAGGAAACGAGGAGTGTCTCTATGCAAGTTGATTCAGGAACTAAAACAAGAGTGCTCATAGCCAGTTTTGCCAATTCACAcacttgataaaaaaattaaaggtaaaAAGGTCTCAAAAtcatgtagaaaaaaaaaaaaattcacacctGAAGCAATCCCATTCTGTCTTGTATTGATGTCTGAGATCTTCCCATTCTCCAAAAAACTGAACCAAATATGACTGCTGATGCAACTGACATTCTTGCCCGAACTTTATTTGTTGGTCCATCACGAGAAGCCTAATCAGTTTGTTTAGTCAATCAGACAGAATAAGTAACTGGAGTTTAATCATAAAACAGCCCAATTCATCATTCAAGGTTCAAACACACCTCCATAGATGAATATCTGCCTTACTGTAGAGTTCTAACATGCTACTTAAAAAGTGTGGGTGTTAGGTTGATAACGAGTTATATTCTTAGAAAGCTTTGTCTGGCATTATAAAGGAAACAACTAAAACAATCTCTAAACCAAAGTGAACTAATTTACTATGCACATTGAGCTATTCTTGTTTTTGTCTGTTCTTGAGACTAATAATTAAGTACAAAGCAAAAGGTCTTACCTGCATCCATGCACGCTTTAGGAGCAACCGGAATTGCCTCCACCAACCTCCCTTCTTCTGAACTCTGTTTTTCGTGTTGAACATTGTTCCTTTGTTGGAAACTTCCCTTCTTGTAATGGGAGTTGCATAGAGAACTAATGATGTTTGTTGTGAAAATGATTCAACAAGAGCATCCACTCTTTTCTGAGAAGAGTAGACACTTTCGGCAGAACTGTAGTCGATGGATATGAGATCAGCTAGAAACTCCGCAGGGTTCACATGATCTGGGCAATTGTACCTGTTGGATAAACCAACTATTAGTTAAAACTTTCACAACTTTACAGCCACATATTGAAAGATATCTTCCTGTCTAAAAGAATGTGGCTAATATATTTACCCTTATCAAACTCTGGGCCACAAAATATATTGCCTAGACATGTCCCAATTGCAAAATCTACGTAGCCAATGTGCAATCATCCCAACTTAAGGTTTAAGCCACATCTTTGTAATGAAGAAAGTTAATATCTATGCATGGTACGTGCGCAAAAGGCAGTATTTGGTACCAGATATAGTCACCAACCCGAATTTAGAGAAGTATGCTAGTGGTTCATCATGTGCAGGACCAGCATAGACAAGTGCACCCTCTGTTAGCAACACGATGTCATCAAATTTACTGTACACAGAACTTCTAGGCTGATGTATGGAGCAGATTACAGTATGTCCATCCTGTGCAAGCTGTCGAAGGGTTTCCATTACTTTCTCTGCCTGAAAAGCATCAAGTCCTAGAAGCACCATAGGTAAGAAGGTATATTGTGTCAAACAATGTAAGTAAAAAGTTCTGCTTCCTGTTTCTACGAGAAAATAAAGAGACCATCTCCAGTAAATGCTAGCAATCGAGGCTTGCTTACCAGTAGTGGGTTCATCAGCAAATATAACAGAGGGGCTTGCAATCAGCTCACATGCCACAGACAGTCGTTTCTTTTCACCCCCACTGATTCCTCGGACTTTCACATCACCAACAATGGTATCAGCACAACTAATCTATTGtgataaacaaaacaaaaccaaaattaaaaaaacgaaCTGAATAAGCTTACAATCAGTACCTTAATCATTTCCCAATAAGTTCAAAATTCGTAAACTCTCATGGCTAGAAATTTTTATAGCAAAAAAATCAGTCATCAATGCATTCTTACCAATCCCAACTTAAACAACAGGCCGTTCACATACTCTAATCTTTCTTCGGAGGAAGATATCTCCGGAAGCTGCAGCTCCGCGGCAAGAGACAACGTCTCTCTCACCGTCAGCTGCGAGAAAAACAGGTCCTCCTGTCTCACATAAGCAAACCTTAACCCCCcaacacaaaattaaacaaatgagAACCATATAATCAGCACAAATTCCAATAAAAACCATAAAACAAgccatgaaacttaaacaaaagCTTACTTATGGGCTTTGTTTGGACTAGGATTGCCATTGACCTCCAACAATCCCGATAAACGTAGCCGCGGTGACGCAGCAAGCTGACCCGCGAGTACATTCAGCAGCGTCGTCTTTCCTGATCCTGACGGCCCCATAATCGCCAGTAGTCTCCCCGGTTTCGCTTCTCCGCTTACGTTTTTAAGCAGAAATCGGACCTAAGCATTCAAAATTAAGGAAATTTAATCTTCTAGCCTGCACATTTTCTCGGTAACCAAACAGGTCGAAACGGGAAATTTCacatgaaaattaatgaaagatGGAAACTTACAGCTGCGGAGGATTTGTCAGAGAGGGAACAGTTGATGTTGCGCCACCGGATTGTGACCGGAACCACTTTTCCGACATCCGGAGTTTCGGCTTCGTCGTCTATCGCATCACTGTAGTCGTCGCCGGCGTCAGCCTCTGGTGAGATTGCTGGGCCTGGGCCGGAGATGAGGCGGAGCAAGAGAGCTGCGGCGACGGCGGCAAGGGCCTGGCCCAGGCCGCTGCCGCCGATGCCTAATATCATCTGGCCCACATTTTTCCCGCCTGATTGAACCATTTCAGCGAACCACTGtcgattttcttctttcttttgctaCAGCTGGAGCTGAGCTTCACGCCTGGCTTGTGAGTTCTGAGTTCGCTGCTTACAGTAAAGAGATAAAATCC
This Pyrus communis chromosome 6, drPyrComm1.1, whole genome shotgun sequence DNA region includes the following protein-coding sequences:
- the LOC137737710 gene encoding ABC transporter G family member 7 isoform X1; the encoded protein is MVQSGGKNVGQMILGIGGSGLGQALAAVAAALLLRLISGPGPAISPEADAGDDYSDAIDDEAETPDVGKVVPVTIRWRNINCSLSDKSSAAVRFLLKNVSGEAKPGRLLAIMGPSGSGKTTLLNVLAGQLAASPRLRLSGLLEVNGNPSPNKAHKFAYVRQEDLFFSQLTVRETLSLAAELQLPEISSSEERLEYVNGLLFKLGLISCADTIVGDVKVRGISGGEKKRLSVACELIASPSVIFADEPTTGLDAFQAEKVMETLRQLAQDGHTVICSIHQPRSSVYSKFDDIVLLTEGALVYAGPAHDEPLAYFSKFGYNCPDHVNPAEFLADLISIDYSSAESVYSSQKRVDALVESFSQQTSLVLYATPITRREVSNKGTMFNTKNRVQKKGGWWRQFRLLLKRAWMQASRDGPTNKVRARMSVASAVIFGSVFWRMGRSQTSIQDRMGLLQVAVINTAMAALTKTVGVFPKERAIVNREHAKGSYTLGPYLLSKLLAEIPVGSAFPLMFGAILYPMARLHPTLSRFGKFCGIVTVESFAASAMGLTVGAMVPTTEAAMAVGPSLMTVFLVFGGYYVNAENTPIIFRWIPSVSLIRWAFQGLCINEFRGLQFDHQHSYDIQNGEQALERISFGGSHIRETLVAQSRILLFWYSTTYLLLQKNKPKHQLLEAAPLDQIQPAVQLELLNTEQDEQNEPNEDNEQPVTVEKVELNQPPSESPPIDFVLEGAK
- the LOC137737710 gene encoding ABC transporter G family member 7 isoform X2; protein product: MVQSGGKNVGQMILGIGGSGLGQALAAVAAALLLRLISGPGPAISPEADAGDDYSDAIDDEAETPDVGKVVPVTIRWRNINCSLSDKSSAAVRFLLKNVSGEAKPGRLLAIMGPSGSGKTTLLNVLAGQLAASPRLRLSGLLEVNGNPSPNKAHKFAYVRQEDLFFSQLTVRETLSLAAELQLPEISSSEERLEYVNGLLFKLGLISCADTIVGDVKVRGISGGEKKRLSVACELIASPSVIFADEPTTGLDAFQAEKVMETLRQLAQDGHTVICSIHQPRSSVYSKFDDIVLLTEGALVYAGPAHDEPLAYFSKFGYNCPDHVNPAEFLADLISIDYSSAESVYSSQKRVDALVESFSQQTSLVLYATPITRREVSNKGTMFNTKNRVQKKGGWWRQFRLLLKRAWMQASRDGPTNKVRARMSVASAVIFGSVFWRMGRSQTSIQDRMGLLQVAVINTAMAALTKTVGVFPKERAIVNREHAKGSYTLGPYLLSKLLAEIPVGSAFPLMFGAILYPMARLHPTLSSMRRNYQSGNRNTESHLCAQYIRKLSRLPIIEAINPLPDMWKLISA